Proteins from a single region of Hermetia illucens chromosome 3, iHerIll2.2.curated.20191125, whole genome shotgun sequence:
- the LOC119651315 gene encoding uncharacterized protein LOC119651315, translated as MRVFLCLVAVFGAVAAVSAEEDGAILTAIKVMKDCENKPIFLCLKERALHFIDSQQGDIVLSEGVQMVKTDDLPTGRSLDDTPLSNDLETRENEVDMLLVDRVARFFGTHTLQFKMPKDSVEEIQRSLDEARRRKKKAKRILMPLLLLLKLKAAALLPVAIGFLALIAFKALIVGKIALILSGIIGLKKLLEAKNSTQNYEIVSHPQYSHSASYDEHGGHYARSLYADNLAYSAQSKGQ; from the exons atGCGAGTGTTTTTGTGTTTGGTGGCCGTTTTTGGCGCAGTTGCTGCTGTCTCTGCTGAGGAAGATGGAGCTATCCTGACCGCTATCAAGGTTATGAAGGACTGTGAGAATAAGCCAATATTTTTGTGCTTGAAG GAACGGGCTCTGCACTTCATTGACTCCCAACAAGGCGACATCGTATTATCCGAAGGTGTTCAAATGGTAAAAACAGACGACCTCCCAACCGGCCGATCACTCGACGATACTCCACTTTCCAATGACTTGGAAACTCGTGAAAATGAGGTAGATATGCTCCTGGTAGATCGAGTCGCTCGGTTCTTCGGTACGCATACTCTGCAATTCAAAATGCCAAAGGactctgtcgaagaaatccagCGATCTCTCGATGAAG CTCGCCGTCGCAAGAAGAAGGCCAAGCGCATCTTGATGCCACTTTTGCTGTTGCTTAAGCTGAAGGCTGCCGCCCTATTGCCAGTCGCCATTGGATTCTTGGCTTTGATCgcattcaaggctctgatcGTGGGAAAAATCGCACTTATTTTGTCAGGAATTATTGGATTGAAGAAGCTCTTGGAAGCCAAGAACTCAACGCAAAACTACGAGATTGTTTCTCACCCTCAATACTCCCACTCGGCCTCCTACGACGAGCACGGCGGTCACTACGCCCGATCGCTTTATGCAGACAATCTTGCTTATTCCGCTCAATCCAAAGGCCAATAA